The window ACTCGCGTCCGTGACAACTGATGATACCTAAGCGCATGGTGAGCAATGAGTTGCGACATAACATCGCGTGCAGCTCACGGGGTGCGGTTGGGATACGAGCCCGGGGGAGTATACCGTTGACGCCTCGGGCGACGTCTTGCCCCGCTCGTTTCGCGAGTCGGGTGTTGACCGCGCGTGGGCGTACAGCAATGGCACTGGCGTGTGGATTGGCCAGACCGACACGCGTGTCAACACACATCCGGATTTCAGCACTGCTTGGGTGTCAGGACAGAGCGCCGGGCGTCAACCGCTCCGATATACGCGTACGATCCCCGGGACGAGTGTGCCGTGCTCTCATGGTTCTCGAGTAGCATCGATAATCGGCTCGCCGCGGAATGGCGCAGGGATGCAAGGGGTTGCCTGGAAGGCAAATCTCTACGCAGTCCACTTCAATGACGGTGTATGGGAGCTAAGTGGCACCGATGCATACCAGGCCATCGCAGATGCCGTCAACTTCGGTAGCAAAGTGATAACGATGGCGTGGTCCGCAATCTCCAACCATCACGCGATCGCGAACTTGATTCACGACGCGACGATCAACCGTGATGTCGTGTTTGTCGGCGCCGCCGGGACCTCGAAGGCGGGACTTTCCCAGAATAATGTGGTGTTTCCGGCCGAGCTCTCAGACGTTCTTGCTGTCTCTGCCGCCGACTTTAACGGGTTCCGCGATAACCAATCGCACTATGGACCTGAACTGGACATTGTCGCTTATCAGCCGACGACGTCTGTCGGTGCAACGGCAGGCGCTCTCGCGAACGCGGGCAGCTCGTCGAGCGCAACAGGCTTAGTTGGCGGAGTGGCTGCGCTCGTTCGCGCTCGATATCCAACATGGACCAGTAGCCAAGTGAGAAGTAGGCTCGTTAACACCGCCGGAATAGCCTGCGGAGCGAGCACAAGCTTCGGTCCAATCGTCAATGCGGAGGCAGCCGTCGGGGGAATCTGTGTTCCTCAAGGTCGACCCATTGGCCCGCAGTCGATCCTCTTCGATCACCGTCCTGGTGATTCCCGAACAAGCCAGACGGCTCAGTACTGTGTCCTGGTTCAGCGAGAAT of the Gemmatimonadaceae bacterium genome contains:
- a CDS encoding S8 family serine peptidase, with protein sequence MWIGQTDTRVNTHPDFSTAWVSGQSAGRQPLRYTRTIPGTSVPCSHGSRVASIIGSPRNGAGMQGVAWKANLYAVHFNDGVWELSGTDAYQAIADAVNFGSKVITMAWSAISNHHAIANLIHDATINRDVVFVGAAGTSKAGLSQNNVVFPAELSDVLAVSAADFNGFRDNQSHYGPELDIVAYQPTTSVGATAGALANAGSSSSATGLVGGVAALVRARYPTWTSSQVRSRLVNTAGIACGASTSFGPIVNAEAAVGGICVPQGRPIGPQSILFDHRPGDSRTSQTAQYCVLVQRECDRWGGCSV